The following coding sequences lie in one Rissa tridactyla isolate bRisTri1 chromosome Z, bRisTri1.patW.cur.20221130, whole genome shotgun sequence genomic window:
- the LOC128902351 gene encoding mothers against decapentaplegic homolog 4 isoform X3, translated as MDNMSITNTPTSNDACLSIVHSLMCHRQGGESETFAKRAIESLVKKLKEKKDELDSLITAITTNGAHPSKCVTIQRTLDGRLQVAGRKGFPHVIYARLWRWPDLHKNELKHVKYCQYAFDLKCDSVCVNPYHYERVVSPGIDLSGLTLQSSAPSSMLVKDEYVHDYEGQPSLSSAEGHSVQTIQHPPSNRASTEPYSTPAMLAPTEASTTSTTNFPNIPVASTSQPTSILTGSHSDGLLQIASGPQPGTQQNGFTAQPATYHHNSTTTWTGSRTAAYTPTIPHHQNGHLQHHPPMHPGHYSPEYWCSIAYFEMDVQVGETFKVPSSCPIVTVDGYVDPSGGDRFCLGQLSNVHRTEAIERARYSADPKSSSRLWLHIGKGVQLECKGEGDVWVRCLSDHAVFVQSYYLDREAGRAPGDAVHKIYPSAYIKVFDLRQCHRQMQQQAATAQAAAAAQAAAVAGNIPGPGSVGGIAPAISLSAAAGIGVDDLRRLCILRMSFVKGWGPDYPRQSIKETPCWIEIHLHRALQLLDEVLHTMPIADPQPLD; from the exons ATGGACAATATGTCTATTACTAACACGCCAACAAGTAATGATGCTTGTCTGAGCATTGTTCACAGCTTGATGTGCCATCGACAAGGTGGAGAGAGTGAAACTTTTGCAAAACGCGCAATTGAAAGTTTAGTTAAAaagctaaaggagaaaaaagatgaaTTGGATTCTTTGATTACAGCTATAACCACAAATGGAGCTCATCCTAGCAAGTGTGTTACAATACAGAGAACGCTGGATGGGAGGCTTCAG GTGGCTGGTCGCAAGGGATTCCCTCATGTGATTTACGCTCGTCTTTGGAGGTGGCCTGATCTTCATAAAAATGAACTCAAGCATGTTAAATATTGTCAGTATGCTTTTGACTTAAAATGTGACAGTGTCTGTGTAAATCCTTACCATTATGAGCGTGTAGTATCGCCTGGCATCG atctCTCAGGACTGACACTACAGAGTTCTG CTCCATCAAGCATGTTGGTGAAAGACGAATACGTTCATGACTACGAGGGGCAGCCGTCGTTGTCTTCTGCTGAAGGCCATTCAGTCCAAACCATCCAGCATCCACCAAGTAACAGGGCATCCACGGAGCCTTACAGCACCCCAGCCATGTTAGCTCCCACTGAGGCTAGCACTACCAGCACCACTAATTTTCCCAACATTCCTGTGGCTTCAACAA GTCAACCTACCAGTATATTGACAGGTAGCCATAGTGATGGACTCTTACAGATTGCTTCAGGGCCTCAGCCAGGAACTCAGCAGAATGGGTTTACAGCTCAGCCAGCTACTTACCATCACA atAGTACCACAACTTGGACTGGAAGTCGGACGGCAGCCTACACCCCTACCATACCTCACCACCAGAATGGCCATCTTCAGCATCATCCACCTATGCATCCTGGACATTACT CTCCAGAATATTGGTGTTCAATCGCATATTTTGAAATGGACGTGCAAGTTGGGGAAacatttaaggtcccttcaagcTGTCCAATTGTTACTGTTGATGGATACGTGGATCCTTCTGGAGGAGACCGTTTTTGCCTGGGCCAGCTTTCCAACGTGCATAGAACAGAAGCCATTGAGAGAGCAAGGTATTCCGCAGATCCCAAAAGCTCCAGCCGGCTGTG gtTGCACATAGGTAAAGGGGTGCAGCTGGAGTGCAAAGGAGAAGGTGACGTGTGGGTCAGATGCCTCAGTGACCACGCGGTCTTCGTTCAGAGTTACTACCTGGATAGAGAAGCAGGGCGCGCGCCAGGGGATGCTGTTCACAAGATTTACCCAAGTGCATATATAAAG gtgtttgaTTTACGCCAATGTCACCGTCAGATGCAACAGCAGGCTGCCACTgcccaagctgctgctgctgctcaagctGCAGCTGTAGCCGGCAACATCCCTGGACCAGGATCAGTAGGTGGAATAGCCCCAGCCATTA GTTTGTCAGCTGCTGCTGGAATCGGTGTAGATGACCTTCGCCGCTTATGCATACTCAGGATGAGTTTTGTAAAAGGTTGGGGACCTGATTACCCAAGACAGAGCATCAAAGAGACGCCGTGCTGGATTGAAATTCACTTACACCGTGCCCTCCAGCTCCTAGATGAAGTACTTCATACCATGCCTATCGCAGACCCACAACCTTTAGACTGA
- the LOC128902351 gene encoding mothers against decapentaplegic homolog 4 isoform X2 — protein MDNMSITNTPTSNDACLSIVHSLMCHRQGGESETFAKRAIESLVKKLKEKKDELDSLITAITTNGAHPSKCVTIQRTLDGRLQVAGRKGFPHVIYARLWRWPDLHKNELKHVKYCQYAFDLKCDSVCVNPYHYERVVSPGIDLSGLTLQSSAPSSMLVKDEYVHDYEGQPSLSSAEGHSVQTIQHPPSNRASTEPYSTPAMLAPTEASTTSTTNFPNIPVASTSQPTSILTGSHSDGLLQIASGPQPGTQQNGFTAQPATYHHNSTTTWTGSRTAAYTPTIPHHQNGHLQHHPPMHPGHYWPVHNELAFQPPISNHPAPEYWCSIAYFEMDVQVGETFKVPSSCPIVTVDGYVDPSGGDRFCLGQLSNVHRTEAIERARLHIGKGVQLECKGEGDVWVRCLSDHAVFVQSYYLDREAGRAPGDAVHKIYPSAYIKVFDLRQCHRQMQQQAATAQAAAAAQAAAVAGNIPGPGSVGGIAPAISLSAAAGIGVDDLRRLCILRMSFVKGWGPDYPRQSIKETPCWIEIHLHRALQLLDEVLHTMPIADPQPLD, from the exons ATGGACAATATGTCTATTACTAACACGCCAACAAGTAATGATGCTTGTCTGAGCATTGTTCACAGCTTGATGTGCCATCGACAAGGTGGAGAGAGTGAAACTTTTGCAAAACGCGCAATTGAAAGTTTAGTTAAAaagctaaaggagaaaaaagatgaaTTGGATTCTTTGATTACAGCTATAACCACAAATGGAGCTCATCCTAGCAAGTGTGTTACAATACAGAGAACGCTGGATGGGAGGCTTCAG GTGGCTGGTCGCAAGGGATTCCCTCATGTGATTTACGCTCGTCTTTGGAGGTGGCCTGATCTTCATAAAAATGAACTCAAGCATGTTAAATATTGTCAGTATGCTTTTGACTTAAAATGTGACAGTGTCTGTGTAAATCCTTACCATTATGAGCGTGTAGTATCGCCTGGCATCG atctCTCAGGACTGACACTACAGAGTTCTG CTCCATCAAGCATGTTGGTGAAAGACGAATACGTTCATGACTACGAGGGGCAGCCGTCGTTGTCTTCTGCTGAAGGCCATTCAGTCCAAACCATCCAGCATCCACCAAGTAACAGGGCATCCACGGAGCCTTACAGCACCCCAGCCATGTTAGCTCCCACTGAGGCTAGCACTACCAGCACCACTAATTTTCCCAACATTCCTGTGGCTTCAACAA GTCAACCTACCAGTATATTGACAGGTAGCCATAGTGATGGACTCTTACAGATTGCTTCAGGGCCTCAGCCAGGAACTCAGCAGAATGGGTTTACAGCTCAGCCAGCTACTTACCATCACA atAGTACCACAACTTGGACTGGAAGTCGGACGGCAGCCTACACCCCTACCATACCTCACCACCAGAATGGCCATCTTCAGCATCATCCACCTATGCATCCTGGACATTACT ggcCAGTTCACAATGAACTTGCATTCCAGCCTCCTATATCAAATCATCCTG CTCCAGAATATTGGTGTTCAATCGCATATTTTGAAATGGACGTGCAAGTTGGGGAAacatttaaggtcccttcaagcTGTCCAATTGTTACTGTTGATGGATACGTGGATCCTTCTGGAGGAGACCGTTTTTGCCTGGGCCAGCTTTCCAACGTGCATAGAACAGAAGCCATTGAGAGAGCAAG gtTGCACATAGGTAAAGGGGTGCAGCTGGAGTGCAAAGGAGAAGGTGACGTGTGGGTCAGATGCCTCAGTGACCACGCGGTCTTCGTTCAGAGTTACTACCTGGATAGAGAAGCAGGGCGCGCGCCAGGGGATGCTGTTCACAAGATTTACCCAAGTGCATATATAAAG gtgtttgaTTTACGCCAATGTCACCGTCAGATGCAACAGCAGGCTGCCACTgcccaagctgctgctgctgctcaagctGCAGCTGTAGCCGGCAACATCCCTGGACCAGGATCAGTAGGTGGAATAGCCCCAGCCATTA GTTTGTCAGCTGCTGCTGGAATCGGTGTAGATGACCTTCGCCGCTTATGCATACTCAGGATGAGTTTTGTAAAAGGTTGGGGACCTGATTACCCAAGACAGAGCATCAAAGAGACGCCGTGCTGGATTGAAATTCACTTACACCGTGCCCTCCAGCTCCTAGATGAAGTACTTCATACCATGCCTATCGCAGACCCACAACCTTTAGACTGA
- the LOC128902351 gene encoding mothers against decapentaplegic homolog 4 isoform X4: MDNMSITNTPTSNDACLSIVHSLMCHRQGGESETFAKRAIESLVKKLKEKKDELDSLITAITTNGAHPSKCVTIQRTLDGRLQVAGRKGFPHVIYARLWRWPDLHKNELKHVKYCQYAFDLKCDSVCVNPYHYERVVSPGIDLSGLTLQSSAPSSMLVKDEYVHDYEGQPSLSSAEGHSVQTIQHPPSNRASTEPYSTPAMLAPTEASTTSTTNFPNIPVASTNSTTTWTGSRTAAYTPTIPHHQNGHLQHHPPMHPGHYWPVHNELAFQPPISNHPAPEYWCSIAYFEMDVQVGETFKVPSSCPIVTVDGYVDPSGGDRFCLGQLSNVHRTEAIERARYSADPKSSSRLWLHIGKGVQLECKGEGDVWVRCLSDHAVFVQSYYLDREAGRAPGDAVHKIYPSAYIKVFDLRQCHRQMQQQAATAQAAAAAQAAAVAGNIPGPGSVGGIAPAISLSAAAGIGVDDLRRLCILRMSFVKGWGPDYPRQSIKETPCWIEIHLHRALQLLDEVLHTMPIADPQPLD, translated from the exons ATGGACAATATGTCTATTACTAACACGCCAACAAGTAATGATGCTTGTCTGAGCATTGTTCACAGCTTGATGTGCCATCGACAAGGTGGAGAGAGTGAAACTTTTGCAAAACGCGCAATTGAAAGTTTAGTTAAAaagctaaaggagaaaaaagatgaaTTGGATTCTTTGATTACAGCTATAACCACAAATGGAGCTCATCCTAGCAAGTGTGTTACAATACAGAGAACGCTGGATGGGAGGCTTCAG GTGGCTGGTCGCAAGGGATTCCCTCATGTGATTTACGCTCGTCTTTGGAGGTGGCCTGATCTTCATAAAAATGAACTCAAGCATGTTAAATATTGTCAGTATGCTTTTGACTTAAAATGTGACAGTGTCTGTGTAAATCCTTACCATTATGAGCGTGTAGTATCGCCTGGCATCG atctCTCAGGACTGACACTACAGAGTTCTG CTCCATCAAGCATGTTGGTGAAAGACGAATACGTTCATGACTACGAGGGGCAGCCGTCGTTGTCTTCTGCTGAAGGCCATTCAGTCCAAACCATCCAGCATCCACCAAGTAACAGGGCATCCACGGAGCCTTACAGCACCCCAGCCATGTTAGCTCCCACTGAGGCTAGCACTACCAGCACCACTAATTTTCCCAACATTCCTGTGGCTTCAACAA atAGTACCACAACTTGGACTGGAAGTCGGACGGCAGCCTACACCCCTACCATACCTCACCACCAGAATGGCCATCTTCAGCATCATCCACCTATGCATCCTGGACATTACT ggcCAGTTCACAATGAACTTGCATTCCAGCCTCCTATATCAAATCATCCTG CTCCAGAATATTGGTGTTCAATCGCATATTTTGAAATGGACGTGCAAGTTGGGGAAacatttaaggtcccttcaagcTGTCCAATTGTTACTGTTGATGGATACGTGGATCCTTCTGGAGGAGACCGTTTTTGCCTGGGCCAGCTTTCCAACGTGCATAGAACAGAAGCCATTGAGAGAGCAAGGTATTCCGCAGATCCCAAAAGCTCCAGCCGGCTGTG gtTGCACATAGGTAAAGGGGTGCAGCTGGAGTGCAAAGGAGAAGGTGACGTGTGGGTCAGATGCCTCAGTGACCACGCGGTCTTCGTTCAGAGTTACTACCTGGATAGAGAAGCAGGGCGCGCGCCAGGGGATGCTGTTCACAAGATTTACCCAAGTGCATATATAAAG gtgtttgaTTTACGCCAATGTCACCGTCAGATGCAACAGCAGGCTGCCACTgcccaagctgctgctgctgctcaagctGCAGCTGTAGCCGGCAACATCCCTGGACCAGGATCAGTAGGTGGAATAGCCCCAGCCATTA GTTTGTCAGCTGCTGCTGGAATCGGTGTAGATGACCTTCGCCGCTTATGCATACTCAGGATGAGTTTTGTAAAAGGTTGGGGACCTGATTACCCAAGACAGAGCATCAAAGAGACGCCGTGCTGGATTGAAATTCACTTACACCGTGCCCTCCAGCTCCTAGATGAAGTACTTCATACCATGCCTATCGCAGACCCACAACCTTTAGACTGA
- the LOC128902351 gene encoding mothers against decapentaplegic homolog 4 isoform X5, with amino-acid sequence MDNMSITNTPTSNDACLSIVHSLMCHRQGGESETFAKRAIESLVKKLKEKKDELDSLITAITTNGAHPSKCVTIQRTLDGRLQVAGRKGFPHVIYARLWRWPDLHKNELKHVKYCQYAFDLKCDSVCVNPYHYERVVSPGIDLSGLTLQSSAPSSMLVKDEYVHDYEGQPSLSSAEGHSVQTIQHPPSNRASTEPYSTPAMLAPTEASTTSTTNFPNIPVASTNSTTTWTGSRTAAYTPTIPHHQNGHLQHHPPMHPGHYWPVHNELAFQPPISNHPAPEYWCSIAYFEMDVQVGETFKVPSSCPIVTVDGYVDPSGGDRFCLGQLSNVHRTEAIERARLHIGKGVQLECKGEGDVWVRCLSDHAVFVQSYYLDREAGRAPGDAVHKIYPSAYIKVFDLRQCHRQMQQQAATAQAAAAAQAAAVAGNIPGPGSVGGIAPAISLSAAAGIGVDDLRRLCILRMSFVKGWGPDYPRQSIKETPCWIEIHLHRALQLLDEVLHTMPIADPQPLD; translated from the exons ATGGACAATATGTCTATTACTAACACGCCAACAAGTAATGATGCTTGTCTGAGCATTGTTCACAGCTTGATGTGCCATCGACAAGGTGGAGAGAGTGAAACTTTTGCAAAACGCGCAATTGAAAGTTTAGTTAAAaagctaaaggagaaaaaagatgaaTTGGATTCTTTGATTACAGCTATAACCACAAATGGAGCTCATCCTAGCAAGTGTGTTACAATACAGAGAACGCTGGATGGGAGGCTTCAG GTGGCTGGTCGCAAGGGATTCCCTCATGTGATTTACGCTCGTCTTTGGAGGTGGCCTGATCTTCATAAAAATGAACTCAAGCATGTTAAATATTGTCAGTATGCTTTTGACTTAAAATGTGACAGTGTCTGTGTAAATCCTTACCATTATGAGCGTGTAGTATCGCCTGGCATCG atctCTCAGGACTGACACTACAGAGTTCTG CTCCATCAAGCATGTTGGTGAAAGACGAATACGTTCATGACTACGAGGGGCAGCCGTCGTTGTCTTCTGCTGAAGGCCATTCAGTCCAAACCATCCAGCATCCACCAAGTAACAGGGCATCCACGGAGCCTTACAGCACCCCAGCCATGTTAGCTCCCACTGAGGCTAGCACTACCAGCACCACTAATTTTCCCAACATTCCTGTGGCTTCAACAA atAGTACCACAACTTGGACTGGAAGTCGGACGGCAGCCTACACCCCTACCATACCTCACCACCAGAATGGCCATCTTCAGCATCATCCACCTATGCATCCTGGACATTACT ggcCAGTTCACAATGAACTTGCATTCCAGCCTCCTATATCAAATCATCCTG CTCCAGAATATTGGTGTTCAATCGCATATTTTGAAATGGACGTGCAAGTTGGGGAAacatttaaggtcccttcaagcTGTCCAATTGTTACTGTTGATGGATACGTGGATCCTTCTGGAGGAGACCGTTTTTGCCTGGGCCAGCTTTCCAACGTGCATAGAACAGAAGCCATTGAGAGAGCAAG gtTGCACATAGGTAAAGGGGTGCAGCTGGAGTGCAAAGGAGAAGGTGACGTGTGGGTCAGATGCCTCAGTGACCACGCGGTCTTCGTTCAGAGTTACTACCTGGATAGAGAAGCAGGGCGCGCGCCAGGGGATGCTGTTCACAAGATTTACCCAAGTGCATATATAAAG gtgtttgaTTTACGCCAATGTCACCGTCAGATGCAACAGCAGGCTGCCACTgcccaagctgctgctgctgctcaagctGCAGCTGTAGCCGGCAACATCCCTGGACCAGGATCAGTAGGTGGAATAGCCCCAGCCATTA GTTTGTCAGCTGCTGCTGGAATCGGTGTAGATGACCTTCGCCGCTTATGCATACTCAGGATGAGTTTTGTAAAAGGTTGGGGACCTGATTACCCAAGACAGAGCATCAAAGAGACGCCGTGCTGGATTGAAATTCACTTACACCGTGCCCTCCAGCTCCTAGATGAAGTACTTCATACCATGCCTATCGCAGACCCACAACCTTTAGACTGA
- the LOC128902351 gene encoding mothers against decapentaplegic homolog 4 isoform X1, with protein sequence MDNMSITNTPTSNDACLSIVHSLMCHRQGGESETFAKRAIESLVKKLKEKKDELDSLITAITTNGAHPSKCVTIQRTLDGRLQVAGRKGFPHVIYARLWRWPDLHKNELKHVKYCQYAFDLKCDSVCVNPYHYERVVSPGIDLSGLTLQSSAPSSMLVKDEYVHDYEGQPSLSSAEGHSVQTIQHPPSNRASTEPYSTPAMLAPTEASTTSTTNFPNIPVASTSQPTSILTGSHSDGLLQIASGPQPGTQQNGFTAQPATYHHNSTTTWTGSRTAAYTPTIPHHQNGHLQHHPPMHPGHYWPVHNELAFQPPISNHPAPEYWCSIAYFEMDVQVGETFKVPSSCPIVTVDGYVDPSGGDRFCLGQLSNVHRTEAIERARYSADPKSSSRLWLHIGKGVQLECKGEGDVWVRCLSDHAVFVQSYYLDREAGRAPGDAVHKIYPSAYIKVFDLRQCHRQMQQQAATAQAAAAAQAAAVAGNIPGPGSVGGIAPAISLSAAAGIGVDDLRRLCILRMSFVKGWGPDYPRQSIKETPCWIEIHLHRALQLLDEVLHTMPIADPQPLD encoded by the exons ATGGACAATATGTCTATTACTAACACGCCAACAAGTAATGATGCTTGTCTGAGCATTGTTCACAGCTTGATGTGCCATCGACAAGGTGGAGAGAGTGAAACTTTTGCAAAACGCGCAATTGAAAGTTTAGTTAAAaagctaaaggagaaaaaagatgaaTTGGATTCTTTGATTACAGCTATAACCACAAATGGAGCTCATCCTAGCAAGTGTGTTACAATACAGAGAACGCTGGATGGGAGGCTTCAG GTGGCTGGTCGCAAGGGATTCCCTCATGTGATTTACGCTCGTCTTTGGAGGTGGCCTGATCTTCATAAAAATGAACTCAAGCATGTTAAATATTGTCAGTATGCTTTTGACTTAAAATGTGACAGTGTCTGTGTAAATCCTTACCATTATGAGCGTGTAGTATCGCCTGGCATCG atctCTCAGGACTGACACTACAGAGTTCTG CTCCATCAAGCATGTTGGTGAAAGACGAATACGTTCATGACTACGAGGGGCAGCCGTCGTTGTCTTCTGCTGAAGGCCATTCAGTCCAAACCATCCAGCATCCACCAAGTAACAGGGCATCCACGGAGCCTTACAGCACCCCAGCCATGTTAGCTCCCACTGAGGCTAGCACTACCAGCACCACTAATTTTCCCAACATTCCTGTGGCTTCAACAA GTCAACCTACCAGTATATTGACAGGTAGCCATAGTGATGGACTCTTACAGATTGCTTCAGGGCCTCAGCCAGGAACTCAGCAGAATGGGTTTACAGCTCAGCCAGCTACTTACCATCACA atAGTACCACAACTTGGACTGGAAGTCGGACGGCAGCCTACACCCCTACCATACCTCACCACCAGAATGGCCATCTTCAGCATCATCCACCTATGCATCCTGGACATTACT ggcCAGTTCACAATGAACTTGCATTCCAGCCTCCTATATCAAATCATCCTG CTCCAGAATATTGGTGTTCAATCGCATATTTTGAAATGGACGTGCAAGTTGGGGAAacatttaaggtcccttcaagcTGTCCAATTGTTACTGTTGATGGATACGTGGATCCTTCTGGAGGAGACCGTTTTTGCCTGGGCCAGCTTTCCAACGTGCATAGAACAGAAGCCATTGAGAGAGCAAGGTATTCCGCAGATCCCAAAAGCTCCAGCCGGCTGTG gtTGCACATAGGTAAAGGGGTGCAGCTGGAGTGCAAAGGAGAAGGTGACGTGTGGGTCAGATGCCTCAGTGACCACGCGGTCTTCGTTCAGAGTTACTACCTGGATAGAGAAGCAGGGCGCGCGCCAGGGGATGCTGTTCACAAGATTTACCCAAGTGCATATATAAAG gtgtttgaTTTACGCCAATGTCACCGTCAGATGCAACAGCAGGCTGCCACTgcccaagctgctgctgctgctcaagctGCAGCTGTAGCCGGCAACATCCCTGGACCAGGATCAGTAGGTGGAATAGCCCCAGCCATTA GTTTGTCAGCTGCTGCTGGAATCGGTGTAGATGACCTTCGCCGCTTATGCATACTCAGGATGAGTTTTGTAAAAGGTTGGGGACCTGATTACCCAAGACAGAGCATCAAAGAGACGCCGTGCTGGATTGAAATTCACTTACACCGTGCCCTCCAGCTCCTAGATGAAGTACTTCATACCATGCCTATCGCAGACCCACAACCTTTAGACTGA
- the LOC128902351 gene encoding mothers against decapentaplegic homolog 4 isoform X6: MDNMSITNTPTSNDACLSIVHSLMCHRQGGESETFAKRAIESLVKKLKEKKDELDSLITAITTNGAHPSKCVTIQRTLDGRLQVAGRKGFPHVIYARLWRWPDLHKNELKHVKYCQYAFDLKCDSVCVNPYHYERVVSPGIDLSGLTLQSSAPSSMLVKDEYVHDYEGQPSLSSAEGHSVQTIQHPPSNRASTEPYSTPAMLAPTEASTTSTTNFPNIPVASTSQPTSILTGSHSDGLLQIASGPQPGTQQNGFTAQPATYHHNSTTTWTGSRTAAYTPTIPHHQNGHLQHHPPMHPGHYWPVHNELAFQPPISNHPAPEYWCSIAYFEMDVQVGETFKVPSSCPIVTVDGYVDPSGGDRFCLGQLSNVHRTEAIERARNKMIPRLQKCCVVTIERGDCCNVIQTNVQFCIKMWLCVAHR, encoded by the exons ATGGACAATATGTCTATTACTAACACGCCAACAAGTAATGATGCTTGTCTGAGCATTGTTCACAGCTTGATGTGCCATCGACAAGGTGGAGAGAGTGAAACTTTTGCAAAACGCGCAATTGAAAGTTTAGTTAAAaagctaaaggagaaaaaagatgaaTTGGATTCTTTGATTACAGCTATAACCACAAATGGAGCTCATCCTAGCAAGTGTGTTACAATACAGAGAACGCTGGATGGGAGGCTTCAG GTGGCTGGTCGCAAGGGATTCCCTCATGTGATTTACGCTCGTCTTTGGAGGTGGCCTGATCTTCATAAAAATGAACTCAAGCATGTTAAATATTGTCAGTATGCTTTTGACTTAAAATGTGACAGTGTCTGTGTAAATCCTTACCATTATGAGCGTGTAGTATCGCCTGGCATCG atctCTCAGGACTGACACTACAGAGTTCTG CTCCATCAAGCATGTTGGTGAAAGACGAATACGTTCATGACTACGAGGGGCAGCCGTCGTTGTCTTCTGCTGAAGGCCATTCAGTCCAAACCATCCAGCATCCACCAAGTAACAGGGCATCCACGGAGCCTTACAGCACCCCAGCCATGTTAGCTCCCACTGAGGCTAGCACTACCAGCACCACTAATTTTCCCAACATTCCTGTGGCTTCAACAA GTCAACCTACCAGTATATTGACAGGTAGCCATAGTGATGGACTCTTACAGATTGCTTCAGGGCCTCAGCCAGGAACTCAGCAGAATGGGTTTACAGCTCAGCCAGCTACTTACCATCACA atAGTACCACAACTTGGACTGGAAGTCGGACGGCAGCCTACACCCCTACCATACCTCACCACCAGAATGGCCATCTTCAGCATCATCCACCTATGCATCCTGGACATTACT ggcCAGTTCACAATGAACTTGCATTCCAGCCTCCTATATCAAATCATCCTG CTCCAGAATATTGGTGTTCAATCGCATATTTTGAAATGGACGTGCAAGTTGGGGAAacatttaaggtcccttcaagcTGTCCAATTGTTACTGTTGATGGATACGTGGATCCTTCTGGAGGAGACCGTTTTTGCCTGGGCCAGCTTTCCAACGTGCATAGAACAGAAGCCATTGAGAGAGCAAG GAATAAAATGATCCCACGTCTTCAGAAATGTTGCGTTGTGACAATCGAAAGGGGAGATTGCTGTAACGTGATCCAAACGAACGTGCAGTTCTGCATTAAAATGTGGCTCTGT gtTGCACATAGGTAA